The DNA window ACGGCACCGGTGCGTCTTCGCGTTCGGCATGGCGGCGCGGGGTCGAATCTTGATTTGTGAATTATCATGGGCAATTGAAAACATCGGATTGTCGTGCCGCGCGAGGATCTCTGCCTCTCACAGAGGCACAACGCCCGCAGGAGACCTGTAGAAAATAAGATATCGCAGGCAGACAAGGAATGCCAGGTGGAAGTTCCGGGCATTTAGGAAGGCCGACTGCCTTTATGGCAAATTCAGCTGCAAATGTCGTTTTTGAATACCTTTCATGTTCGGTCATTTTATCTGGAGAATCTGCCCTGTCAAGATTATTATCAGCAATTTTCGTGATGGATGTGTAAGGAGTGGTGCAGAGCTTAGGCAAGATGAGGGTCTTTTCAACCACCCAGATACTATATCGCAAAATGGTATTCCATTTTGGAAGCGTCCATGTGGACCTCCGTTAATACCTTTTGATCGCAGCCATCTCCTTTGCCGCAGGTTTATGGTTTCGGAATTTTGCCTGAATCACGCGAAGTGTGATTTTCGTCCGGTGACTATTTACCGGTATAGATGGTGAGCCTGTTGCCCGGGTGGATGGGGCGTGTGGGATCGATCCGGTTCCATATGAGGAGGGCGGGGAGGGGGACGTCGAATTCGGCGGCAATGGATGAGAGGGTGTCTCCTTTTTTGACGATGTAGATCCTGCGGTCCTGGCCCGAATCCGATTCCTTGACCAGTTGGGCGAACCGCGCCTGAAAACCGGCGGATGCCCCCTTGGGGACAAGGATTTGGTGGGTTCCCTGGGCCAGGTAGTATCCCCTGATATCGGGATTAAGGTCCTTGATGACCTTGAATTGTGTCCCGGCCGCCTGGGCCACCAGCCGAAGGGGCGTTTCCCCAGCGCAATCGATGCGGATCCTGTCGAAGGCCAGGGGCGGGTAGTAATCACCGGGCTGAAGTTGGAAGCCGATTTTTTCAGGATGTGTCATGATGAGTTTGATGGCCAGGATGCGGAACAGAAATCCCTGGGTCTCCAGCGGGAGGTAGAGCGCGTAGTAGTTGTCGGTCCGCTGCTCCAGTATCTCGGTCATGAGCCCCTGCTCACCCATATTATAGGCCGCGGCAGCCAGGGTCCAGGAACCGAGTTCGCCACGAAGTTCCTTGAAGTATGTTATGGCTGCCTCTGTGGAT is part of the Deltaproteobacteria bacterium genome and encodes:
- a CDS encoding transglycosylase SLT domain-containing protein; protein product: MSFLRLARPPDFCGEPVPMDNPEVRERFEREFLLSAWNEPQVILWLKRSKRYFSIIEPMLKSAGLPDDLKYVAVAESALRCHAGSSQGAVGFWQFMPSTGRKYGLTIDSRKDERRNIFRSTEAAITYFKELRGELGSWTLAAAAYNMGEQGLMTEILEQRTDNYYALYLPLETQGFLFRILAIKLIMTHPEKIGFQLQPGDYYPPLAFDRIRIDCAGETPLRLVAQAAGTQFKVIKDLNPDIRGYYLAQGTHQILVPKGASAGFQARFAQLVKESDSGQDRRIYIVKKGDTLSSIAAEFDVPLPALLIWNRIDPTRPIHPGNRLTIYTGK